The proteins below come from a single Elgaria multicarinata webbii isolate HBS135686 ecotype San Diego chromosome 11, rElgMul1.1.pri, whole genome shotgun sequence genomic window:
- the LOC134406208 gene encoding stress-associated endoplasmic reticulum protein 2-like has translation MSGVQRMKVANEKHSKSITQRGGLHRAPTPQEDKAPVGPWLLALFVFVVCGSAIFQIIQSIRLGG, from the exons atgtctGGGGTGCAGCGCATGAAAGTGGCCAACGAGAAGCACAGCAAGAGCATCACGCAAAGGGGGGGCCTCCATCGGGCCCCG ACACCCCAGGAGGACAAAGCCCCCGTCGGCCCCTGGCTCTTGGCCCTTTTCGTCTTTGTGGTCTGTGGATCAG CCATCTTCCAGATAATCCAGAGCATCCGCCTTGGAGGCTAA